One genomic window of Enoplosus armatus isolate fEnoArm2 chromosome 19, fEnoArm2.hap1, whole genome shotgun sequence includes the following:
- the ora6 gene encoding gonadotropin-releasing hormone receptor, with translation MIGFSVNLLGLRIFVSCIGLVGNVFLILSIIQTKFSRVKSFELFLLGLAVSNLEEILIVNIYDIIILRTSSTATDTWSCRTLKFLTVFGEITSILFTVLISIFRYQKLRDAYKRVNLPIYLDSLRSAWMVSGVCVIFSTLLSLPVYVISLEGLAENGTRSNSGCPPDFFQCNKNDCPIANGFYKYLFILVCNLLPLIIVTVTGCLIITVLLSQRKTVTPAVSVSGSSQFGRKSRGPRLQRSTIAVLAAMGLFQVDWTLYLIFQLTFSPTDFPFWSEMEFFISTSYTSISPYVYGIGNNLFSLKNFMKK, from the coding sequence ATGATTGGTTTCTCTGTCAACCTGCTGGGCTTAAGGATCTTTGTTTCTTGCATAGGACTTGTGGGTAATGTATTCCTTATCCTCTCCATCATTCAGACCAAGTTCTCCCGCGTTAAATCCTTTGAGTTGTTTCTCTTGGGACTGGCTGTGTCTAACTTGGAGGAAATTCTCATCGTGAACATCTATGACATTATTATCCTCCGGACTTCCTCCACCGCCACTGATACTTGGTCGTGTCGCACACTCAAGTTCCTGACTGTGTTTGGGGAAATTACCAGCATCCTCTTCACCGTCCTCATCAGCATCTTCCGCTACCAGAAGCTGAGAGATGCCTACAAGAGGGTCAACCTCCCAATCTACCTGGACAGCCTCAGGTCAGCCTGGATGGTGAGTGGGGTTTGCGTGATATTCTCCACACTACTGAGTCTCCCCGTTTATGTCATAAGCCTTGAAGGCCTTGCGGAAAACGGTACAAGAAGCAACAGTGGCTGCCCTCCAGACTTCTTTCAGTGTAATAAGAATGATTGTCCCATAGCCAACGGCTTCTACAAATACCTGTTCATCCTGGTGTGCAACCTGCTGCCTCTGATCATCGTCACAGTCACCGGCTGCCTCATCATCACAGTGCTGCTGAGCCAGAGGAAGACAGTGACGCCAGCGGTGAGCGTGAGCGGGTCAAGCCAGTTCGGCAGGAAGAGCAGAGGTCCGAGGCTCCAGCGAAGCACTATAGCTGTGCTGGCGGCCATGGGGTTGTTCCAGGTAGACTGGACTCTCTACCTGATCTTCCAGCTGACTTTTAGCCCCACTGACTTCCCTTTTTGGTCTGAAATGGAGTTCTTCATCTCAACTTCTTATACATCCATCAGTCCGTATGTGTACGGGATAGGGAATAACCTGTTCTCTCTCAAGAACTTCATGAAGAAGTAA